A stretch of the Sylvia atricapilla isolate bSylAtr1 chromosome 28, bSylAtr1.pri, whole genome shotgun sequence genome encodes the following:
- the BMP1 gene encoding bone morphogenetic protein 1 isoform X2, with protein MAGLRSCGLLLCLLVARALRFPDYSYVLEEEEEDEEPLDYKDPCKAAAFLGDIALDEEDLQLFQVDRVVDLARHTVTRLPSNSSGSDAPSPRPGPAGRRRGRQRARSRRAATSRPERVWPDGVIPYVISGNFSGSQRAIFRQAMRHWEKHTCVTFLERNDEDSYIVFTYRPCGCCSYVGRRGGGPQAISIGKNCDKFGIVVHELGHVIGFWHEHTRPDRDDHVSIIRENIQPGQEYNFLKMEPEEVESLGETYDFDSIMHYARNTFSRGIFLDTILPKYDVNGVRPAIGQRTRLSKGDIAQARKLYRCPACGETLQDSQGNFSSPEFPNGYSAHMHCVWRISVTPGEKIILNFTTLDLYRSRLCWYDYVEVRDGFWRKATLRGRFCGNKLPEPIISTDSRLWVEFRSSSNWVGKGFFAVYEAICGGDVKKDNGHIQSPNYPDDYRPSKVCVWKITVSEGYHVGLTFQSFEIERHDSCAYDYLEIRDGSSDSSSLIGRYCGYDKPDDIKSTSNKLWMKFVSDGSINKAGFAVNFFKEMDECSRPNNGGCEQRCVNTLGSYKCACDPGYELASDKRRCEAACGGFLTKLNGSITSPGWPKEYPPNKNCIWQLVAPTQYRISLQFDFFETEGNDVCKYDFVEVRSGLTADSKLHGKFCGAEKPEVITSQYNNMRIEFKSDNTVSKKGFKAHFFSDKDECSKNNGGCQHECLNSFGSYECQCRSGFVLHDNKHDCKEAGCDHKVTSVSGTITSPNWPDKYPSKKECTWAISTTPGHRIKLTFSELDVEAQQECTYDHLEIFDGRDAKAPALGRFCGAKEPEPIISSGNKMFLKFVSDNSIQKKGFEATHTTVCGGQVRAEVKTKDLYSHAQFGDNNYPGGSDCEWVIMAEEGFGVELIFQTFEIEEEADCGYDYMELFDGYDGTAPRLGRFCGSGPPEEVYSAGDSVMIRFHSDDTINKKGFHLRYTSTKFQDTLHTRK; from the exons ATGGCCGGGCTGCGGAGCTGcgggctgctcctctgcctgctcgTGGCCCGGGCCCTGCGCTTCCCGGACTATTCCTACgtgctggaggaagaggaggaggacgaggagcCCCTGGACTACAAGGACCCCTGCAAAGCCG CCGCCTTCCTGGGTGACATCGCCCTGGACGAGGAGGacctgcagctcttccaggTGGACCGAGTGGTGGACCTGGCTCGTCACACCGTCACCCGCCTGCCCTCCAACTCCTCAG GCAGCGACGCCCCCAGCCCCCGGCCGGGTCCCGCTgggcgccgccggggccggcAGCGGGCACGGAGCCGCCGCGCCGCCACGTCCCGGCCGGAGCGAGTGTGGCCGGACGGGGTCATCCCTTATGTCATCAGCGGCAACTTCAGCG gcagccagCGGGCCATCTTCCGGCAGGCCATGCGCCACTGGGAGAAGCACACGTGTGTCACCTTCCTGGAGCGCAACGACGAGGACAGCTACATCGTGTTCACCTACCGCCCCTGTGG GTGCTGTTCCTACGTGGGCCGCCGAGGAGGGGGACCCCAGGCCATCTCCATCGGCAAAAACTGTGACAAATTCGGCATCGTGGTGCACGAGCTGGGCCACGTCATCGGGTTCTGGCACGAGCACACGCGCCCCGACCGGGATGACCACGTCTCCATCATCCGGGAGAACATCCAGCCAG GGCAGGAATACAACTTCCTGAAGATGGAGCCGGAGGAGGTGGAGTCTCTGGGGGAGACCTACGACTTTGACAGCATCATGCACTACGCCAGGAACACCTTCTCCAG gggcatCTTCCTGGACACCATCCTGCCCAAATACGACGTGAACGGCGTCCGGCCCGCCATCGGCCAGAGGACACGGCTCAGCAAAGGGGACATCGCCCAGGCCCGCAAGCTCTACCGCTGCCCAG CCTGTGGGGAGACGCTCCAGGACAGCCAGGGCAACTTCTCCTCCCCGGAGTTCCCCAATGGATACTCTGCCCACATGCACTGCGTCTGGAGGATCTCGGTCACCCCTGGAGAGAAG ATCATCCTGAATTTCACCACCCTGGACCTGTACCGAAGCCGGCTGTGCTGGTACGACTACGTGGAGGTGAGAGACGGGTTCTGGAGAAAGGCCACGCTGCGAG GCAGGTTCTGCGGGAACAAGCTGCCCGAGCCCATCATCTCCACCGACAGCCGCCTCTGGGTGGAGTTCCGGAGCAGCAGCAACTGGGTGGGCAAAGGTTTCTTCGCCGTCTACGAAG CCATCTGCGGGGGGGACGTGAAGAAGGACAACGGCCACATCCAGTCCCCCAACTACCCCGATGACTACCGGCCCAGCAAGGTGTGCGTCTGGAAAATCACCGTGTCCGAGGGCTACCACGTGGGATTGACCTTCCAGTCCTTCGAG ATCGAGCGTCACGACAGCTGCGCCTACGACTACCTGGAGATCCGCGACGGGAGCAGCGACTCGAGCAGCCTCATCGGCCGCTACTGCGGCTACGACAAACCCGACGACATCAAGAGCACCTCCAACAAGCTCTGGATGAAATTCGTCTCCGACGGCTCCATCAACAAGGCCGGCTTCGCCGTCAACTTCTTCAAAG agATGGACGAGTGCTCCCGCCCCAACAACGGCGGCTGTGAGCAGCGCTGCGTCAACACCCTGGGCAGCTACAAGTGTGCCTGCGACCCCGGCTACGAGCTGGCATCCGACAAGCGCCGCTGCGAGG CCGCCTGTGGAGGTTTCCTCACCAAGCTCAACGGCTCCATCACCAGCCCGGGGTGGCCCAAGGAGTATCCCCCCAACAAGAACTGCATCTGGCAGCTGGTGGCCCCCACCCAGTACCGCATCTCCCTCCAGTTCGACTTCTTCGAGACCGAGGGCAACGAC GTGTGCAAATATGACTTCGTGGAGGTGCGCAGCGGGCTCACGGCCGACTCCAAGCTGCACGGGAAGTTCTGCGGCGCCGAGAAGCCCGAGGTCATCACCTCCCAGTACAACAACATGAGGATCGAGTTCAAGTCCGACAACACCGTCTCCAAGAAGGGCTTCAAAGCCCATTTCTTCTCAG aCAAGGATGAGTGCTCCAAGAACAACGGCGGCTGCCAGCACGAGTGCCTCAACTCCTTCGGCAGCTACGAGTGCCAGTGCCGCAGCGGCTTCGTGCTGCACGACAACAAGCACGACTGCAAGGAAG CTGGCTGTGACCACAAGGTGACATCCGTCTCGGGGACCATCACCAGCCCCAACTGGCCCGATAAATACCCCAGTAAGAAGGAGTGCACCTGGGCCATCAGCACCACGCCGGGGCACCGCATCAAGCTG ACCTTCTCGGAGCTGGATGTGGAGGCGCAGCAGGAATGTACCTACGACCACCTGGAGATCTTCGATGGGAGGGACGCCAAGGCGCCGGCGCTCGGCCGCTTCTGCGGGGCCAAGGAGCCCGAGCCCATCATCTCCTCAGGCAACAAGATGTTCCTCAAGTTTGTGTCTGATAATTCCATCCAGAAGAAGGGATTCGAGGCCACCCACACCACAG TGTGCGGTGGCCAGGTGCGTGCTGAGGTGAAGACCAAGGACTTGTACTCCCACGCCCAATTTGGGGACAACAACTACCCGGGGGGCTCGGACTGCGAGTGGGTGATCATGGCTGAGGAGGGCTTCGGCGTGGAGCTCATCTTCCAGACCTTCGAGATCGAGGAGGAGGCCGACTGCGGATACGACTACATGGAGCTCTTTGACGGCTACGACGGGACGGCCCCGCGCCTCGGCCGCTTCTGCGGCTCCGGG ccccccgagGAGGTCTACTCCGCCGGAGACTCGGTGATGATCCGCTTCCACTCGGACGACACCATCAACAAGAAGGGTTTCCACCTTCGCTACACCAGCACCAAGTTCCAGGACACGCTGCACACGAGGAAATGA
- the BMP1 gene encoding bone morphogenetic protein 1 isoform X3, whose amino-acid sequence MAGLRSCGLLLCLLVARALRFPDYSYVLEEEEEDEEPLDYKDPCKAAAFLGDIALDEEDLQLFQVDRVVDLARHTVTRLPSNSSGTAVPAVPPARPVPGEMLTPLLTGSDAPSPRPGPAGRRRGRQRARSRRAATSRPERVWPDGVIPYVISGNFSGSQRAIFRQAMRHWEKHTCVTFLERNDEDSYIVFTYRPCGCCSYVGRRGGGPQAISIGKNCDKFGIVVHELGHVIGFWHEHTRPDRDDHVSIIRENIQPGQEYNFLKMEPEEVESLGETYDFDSIMHYARNTFSRGIFLDTILPKYDVNGVRPAIGQRTRLSKGDIAQARKLYRCPACGETLQDSQGNFSSPEFPNGYSAHMHCVWRISVTPGEKIILNFTTLDLYRSRLCWYDYVEVRDGFWRKATLRGRFCGNKLPEPIISTDSRLWVEFRSSSNWVGKGFFAVYEAICGGDVKKDNGHIQSPNYPDDYRPSKVCVWKITVSEGYHVGLTFQSFEIERHDSCAYDYLEIRDGSSDSSSLIGRYCGYDKPDDIKSTSNKLWMKFVSDGSINKAGFAVNFFKEMDECSRPNNGGCEQRCVNTLGSYKCACDPGYELASDKRRCEAACGGFLTKLNGSITSPGWPKEYPPNKNCIWQLVAPTQYRISLQFDFFETEGNDVCKYDFVEVRSGLTADSKLHGKFCGAEKPEVITSQYNNMRIEFKSDNTVSKKGFKAHFFSEKKQQLQPPKSRLPGLKSRLQKRLRGPS is encoded by the exons ATGGCCGGGCTGCGGAGCTGcgggctgctcctctgcctgctcgTGGCCCGGGCCCTGCGCTTCCCGGACTATTCCTACgtgctggaggaagaggaggaggacgaggagcCCCTGGACTACAAGGACCCCTGCAAAGCCG CCGCCTTCCTGGGTGACATCGCCCTGGACGAGGAGGacctgcagctcttccaggTGGACCGAGTGGTGGACCTGGCTCGTCACACCGTCACCCGCCTGCCCTCCAACTCCTCAGGTACCGCTGTGCCCGCAGtgccccccgcccgccccgtGCCCGGGGAGATGCTGACTCCTCTCCTCACAGGCAGCGACGCCCCCAGCCCCCGGCCGGGTCCCGCTgggcgccgccggggccggcAGCGGGCACGGAGCCGCCGCGCCGCCACGTCCCGGCCGGAGCGAGTGTGGCCGGACGGGGTCATCCCTTATGTCATCAGCGGCAACTTCAGCG gcagccagCGGGCCATCTTCCGGCAGGCCATGCGCCACTGGGAGAAGCACACGTGTGTCACCTTCCTGGAGCGCAACGACGAGGACAGCTACATCGTGTTCACCTACCGCCCCTGTGG GTGCTGTTCCTACGTGGGCCGCCGAGGAGGGGGACCCCAGGCCATCTCCATCGGCAAAAACTGTGACAAATTCGGCATCGTGGTGCACGAGCTGGGCCACGTCATCGGGTTCTGGCACGAGCACACGCGCCCCGACCGGGATGACCACGTCTCCATCATCCGGGAGAACATCCAGCCAG GGCAGGAATACAACTTCCTGAAGATGGAGCCGGAGGAGGTGGAGTCTCTGGGGGAGACCTACGACTTTGACAGCATCATGCACTACGCCAGGAACACCTTCTCCAG gggcatCTTCCTGGACACCATCCTGCCCAAATACGACGTGAACGGCGTCCGGCCCGCCATCGGCCAGAGGACACGGCTCAGCAAAGGGGACATCGCCCAGGCCCGCAAGCTCTACCGCTGCCCAG CCTGTGGGGAGACGCTCCAGGACAGCCAGGGCAACTTCTCCTCCCCGGAGTTCCCCAATGGATACTCTGCCCACATGCACTGCGTCTGGAGGATCTCGGTCACCCCTGGAGAGAAG ATCATCCTGAATTTCACCACCCTGGACCTGTACCGAAGCCGGCTGTGCTGGTACGACTACGTGGAGGTGAGAGACGGGTTCTGGAGAAAGGCCACGCTGCGAG GCAGGTTCTGCGGGAACAAGCTGCCCGAGCCCATCATCTCCACCGACAGCCGCCTCTGGGTGGAGTTCCGGAGCAGCAGCAACTGGGTGGGCAAAGGTTTCTTCGCCGTCTACGAAG CCATCTGCGGGGGGGACGTGAAGAAGGACAACGGCCACATCCAGTCCCCCAACTACCCCGATGACTACCGGCCCAGCAAGGTGTGCGTCTGGAAAATCACCGTGTCCGAGGGCTACCACGTGGGATTGACCTTCCAGTCCTTCGAG ATCGAGCGTCACGACAGCTGCGCCTACGACTACCTGGAGATCCGCGACGGGAGCAGCGACTCGAGCAGCCTCATCGGCCGCTACTGCGGCTACGACAAACCCGACGACATCAAGAGCACCTCCAACAAGCTCTGGATGAAATTCGTCTCCGACGGCTCCATCAACAAGGCCGGCTTCGCCGTCAACTTCTTCAAAG agATGGACGAGTGCTCCCGCCCCAACAACGGCGGCTGTGAGCAGCGCTGCGTCAACACCCTGGGCAGCTACAAGTGTGCCTGCGACCCCGGCTACGAGCTGGCATCCGACAAGCGCCGCTGCGAGG CCGCCTGTGGAGGTTTCCTCACCAAGCTCAACGGCTCCATCACCAGCCCGGGGTGGCCCAAGGAGTATCCCCCCAACAAGAACTGCATCTGGCAGCTGGTGGCCCCCACCCAGTACCGCATCTCCCTCCAGTTCGACTTCTTCGAGACCGAGGGCAACGAC GTGTGCAAATATGACTTCGTGGAGGTGCGCAGCGGGCTCACGGCCGACTCCAAGCTGCACGGGAAGTTCTGCGGCGCCGAGAAGCCCGAGGTCATCACCTCCCAGTACAACAACATGAGGATCGAGTTCAAGTCCGACAACACCGTCTCCAAGAAGGGCTTCAAAGCCCATTTCTTCTCAG agaagaagcagcagctgcagccgccGAAATCTCGCCTGCCCGGCCTGAAGTCCCGTCTGCAGAAGCGGCTGCGGGGCCCCTCCTGa
- the BMP1 gene encoding bone morphogenetic protein 1 isoform X4, translating to MAGLRSCGLLLCLLVARALRFPDYSYVLEEEEEDEEPLDYKDPCKAAAFLGDIALDEEDLQLFQVDRVVDLARHTVTRLPSNSSGTAVPAVPPARPVPGEMLTPLLTGSDAPSPRPGPAGRRRGRQRARSRRAATSRPERVWPDGVIPYVISGNFSGSQRAIFRQAMRHWEKHTCVTFLERNDEDSYIVFTYRPCGCCSYVGRRGGGPQAISIGKNCDKFGIVVHELGHVIGFWHEHTRPDRDDHVSIIRENIQPGQEYNFLKMEPEEVESLGETYDFDSIMHYARNTFSRGIFLDTILPKYDVNGVRPAIGQRTRLSKGDIAQARKLYRCPACGETLQDSQGNFSSPEFPNGYSAHMHCVWRISVTPGEKIILNFTTLDLYRSRLCWYDYVEAGSAGTSCPSPSSPPTAASGWSSGAAATGWAKVSSPSTKPSAGGT from the exons ATGGCCGGGCTGCGGAGCTGcgggctgctcctctgcctgctcgTGGCCCGGGCCCTGCGCTTCCCGGACTATTCCTACgtgctggaggaagaggaggaggacgaggagcCCCTGGACTACAAGGACCCCTGCAAAGCCG CCGCCTTCCTGGGTGACATCGCCCTGGACGAGGAGGacctgcagctcttccaggTGGACCGAGTGGTGGACCTGGCTCGTCACACCGTCACCCGCCTGCCCTCCAACTCCTCAGGTACCGCTGTGCCCGCAGtgccccccgcccgccccgtGCCCGGGGAGATGCTGACTCCTCTCCTCACAGGCAGCGACGCCCCCAGCCCCCGGCCGGGTCCCGCTgggcgccgccggggccggcAGCGGGCACGGAGCCGCCGCGCCGCCACGTCCCGGCCGGAGCGAGTGTGGCCGGACGGGGTCATCCCTTATGTCATCAGCGGCAACTTCAGCG gcagccagCGGGCCATCTTCCGGCAGGCCATGCGCCACTGGGAGAAGCACACGTGTGTCACCTTCCTGGAGCGCAACGACGAGGACAGCTACATCGTGTTCACCTACCGCCCCTGTGG GTGCTGTTCCTACGTGGGCCGCCGAGGAGGGGGACCCCAGGCCATCTCCATCGGCAAAAACTGTGACAAATTCGGCATCGTGGTGCACGAGCTGGGCCACGTCATCGGGTTCTGGCACGAGCACACGCGCCCCGACCGGGATGACCACGTCTCCATCATCCGGGAGAACATCCAGCCAG GGCAGGAATACAACTTCCTGAAGATGGAGCCGGAGGAGGTGGAGTCTCTGGGGGAGACCTACGACTTTGACAGCATCATGCACTACGCCAGGAACACCTTCTCCAG gggcatCTTCCTGGACACCATCCTGCCCAAATACGACGTGAACGGCGTCCGGCCCGCCATCGGCCAGAGGACACGGCTCAGCAAAGGGGACATCGCCCAGGCCCGCAAGCTCTACCGCTGCCCAG CCTGTGGGGAGACGCTCCAGGACAGCCAGGGCAACTTCTCCTCCCCGGAGTTCCCCAATGGATACTCTGCCCACATGCACTGCGTCTGGAGGATCTCGGTCACCCCTGGAGAGAAG ATCATCCTGAATTTCACCACCCTGGACCTGTACCGAAGCCGGCTGTGCTGGTACGACTACGTGGAG GCAGGTTCTGCGGGAACAAGCTGCCCGAGCCCATCATCTCCACCGACAGCCGCCTCTGGGTGGAGTTCCGGAGCAGCAGCAACTGGGTGGGCAAAGGTTTCTTCGCCGTCTACGAAG CCATCTGCGGGGGGGACGTGA
- the BMP1 gene encoding bone morphogenetic protein 1 isoform X1, with amino-acid sequence MAGLRSCGLLLCLLVARALRFPDYSYVLEEEEEDEEPLDYKDPCKAAAFLGDIALDEEDLQLFQVDRVVDLARHTVTRLPSNSSGTAVPAVPPARPVPGEMLTPLLTGSDAPSPRPGPAGRRRGRQRARSRRAATSRPERVWPDGVIPYVISGNFSGSQRAIFRQAMRHWEKHTCVTFLERNDEDSYIVFTYRPCGCCSYVGRRGGGPQAISIGKNCDKFGIVVHELGHVIGFWHEHTRPDRDDHVSIIRENIQPGQEYNFLKMEPEEVESLGETYDFDSIMHYARNTFSRGIFLDTILPKYDVNGVRPAIGQRTRLSKGDIAQARKLYRCPACGETLQDSQGNFSSPEFPNGYSAHMHCVWRISVTPGEKIILNFTTLDLYRSRLCWYDYVEVRDGFWRKATLRGRFCGNKLPEPIISTDSRLWVEFRSSSNWVGKGFFAVYEAICGGDVKKDNGHIQSPNYPDDYRPSKVCVWKITVSEGYHVGLTFQSFEIERHDSCAYDYLEIRDGSSDSSSLIGRYCGYDKPDDIKSTSNKLWMKFVSDGSINKAGFAVNFFKEMDECSRPNNGGCEQRCVNTLGSYKCACDPGYELASDKRRCEAACGGFLTKLNGSITSPGWPKEYPPNKNCIWQLVAPTQYRISLQFDFFETEGNDVCKYDFVEVRSGLTADSKLHGKFCGAEKPEVITSQYNNMRIEFKSDNTVSKKGFKAHFFSDKDECSKNNGGCQHECLNSFGSYECQCRSGFVLHDNKHDCKEAGCDHKVTSVSGTITSPNWPDKYPSKKECTWAISTTPGHRIKLTFSELDVEAQQECTYDHLEIFDGRDAKAPALGRFCGAKEPEPIISSGNKMFLKFVSDNSIQKKGFEATHTTVCGGQVRAEVKTKDLYSHAQFGDNNYPGGSDCEWVIMAEEGFGVELIFQTFEIEEEADCGYDYMELFDGYDGTAPRLGRFCGSGPPEEVYSAGDSVMIRFHSDDTINKKGFHLRYTSTKFQDTLHTRK; translated from the exons ATGGCCGGGCTGCGGAGCTGcgggctgctcctctgcctgctcgTGGCCCGGGCCCTGCGCTTCCCGGACTATTCCTACgtgctggaggaagaggaggaggacgaggagcCCCTGGACTACAAGGACCCCTGCAAAGCCG CCGCCTTCCTGGGTGACATCGCCCTGGACGAGGAGGacctgcagctcttccaggTGGACCGAGTGGTGGACCTGGCTCGTCACACCGTCACCCGCCTGCCCTCCAACTCCTCAGGTACCGCTGTGCCCGCAGtgccccccgcccgccccgtGCCCGGGGAGATGCTGACTCCTCTCCTCACAGGCAGCGACGCCCCCAGCCCCCGGCCGGGTCCCGCTgggcgccgccggggccggcAGCGGGCACGGAGCCGCCGCGCCGCCACGTCCCGGCCGGAGCGAGTGTGGCCGGACGGGGTCATCCCTTATGTCATCAGCGGCAACTTCAGCG gcagccagCGGGCCATCTTCCGGCAGGCCATGCGCCACTGGGAGAAGCACACGTGTGTCACCTTCCTGGAGCGCAACGACGAGGACAGCTACATCGTGTTCACCTACCGCCCCTGTGG GTGCTGTTCCTACGTGGGCCGCCGAGGAGGGGGACCCCAGGCCATCTCCATCGGCAAAAACTGTGACAAATTCGGCATCGTGGTGCACGAGCTGGGCCACGTCATCGGGTTCTGGCACGAGCACACGCGCCCCGACCGGGATGACCACGTCTCCATCATCCGGGAGAACATCCAGCCAG GGCAGGAATACAACTTCCTGAAGATGGAGCCGGAGGAGGTGGAGTCTCTGGGGGAGACCTACGACTTTGACAGCATCATGCACTACGCCAGGAACACCTTCTCCAG gggcatCTTCCTGGACACCATCCTGCCCAAATACGACGTGAACGGCGTCCGGCCCGCCATCGGCCAGAGGACACGGCTCAGCAAAGGGGACATCGCCCAGGCCCGCAAGCTCTACCGCTGCCCAG CCTGTGGGGAGACGCTCCAGGACAGCCAGGGCAACTTCTCCTCCCCGGAGTTCCCCAATGGATACTCTGCCCACATGCACTGCGTCTGGAGGATCTCGGTCACCCCTGGAGAGAAG ATCATCCTGAATTTCACCACCCTGGACCTGTACCGAAGCCGGCTGTGCTGGTACGACTACGTGGAGGTGAGAGACGGGTTCTGGAGAAAGGCCACGCTGCGAG GCAGGTTCTGCGGGAACAAGCTGCCCGAGCCCATCATCTCCACCGACAGCCGCCTCTGGGTGGAGTTCCGGAGCAGCAGCAACTGGGTGGGCAAAGGTTTCTTCGCCGTCTACGAAG CCATCTGCGGGGGGGACGTGAAGAAGGACAACGGCCACATCCAGTCCCCCAACTACCCCGATGACTACCGGCCCAGCAAGGTGTGCGTCTGGAAAATCACCGTGTCCGAGGGCTACCACGTGGGATTGACCTTCCAGTCCTTCGAG ATCGAGCGTCACGACAGCTGCGCCTACGACTACCTGGAGATCCGCGACGGGAGCAGCGACTCGAGCAGCCTCATCGGCCGCTACTGCGGCTACGACAAACCCGACGACATCAAGAGCACCTCCAACAAGCTCTGGATGAAATTCGTCTCCGACGGCTCCATCAACAAGGCCGGCTTCGCCGTCAACTTCTTCAAAG agATGGACGAGTGCTCCCGCCCCAACAACGGCGGCTGTGAGCAGCGCTGCGTCAACACCCTGGGCAGCTACAAGTGTGCCTGCGACCCCGGCTACGAGCTGGCATCCGACAAGCGCCGCTGCGAGG CCGCCTGTGGAGGTTTCCTCACCAAGCTCAACGGCTCCATCACCAGCCCGGGGTGGCCCAAGGAGTATCCCCCCAACAAGAACTGCATCTGGCAGCTGGTGGCCCCCACCCAGTACCGCATCTCCCTCCAGTTCGACTTCTTCGAGACCGAGGGCAACGAC GTGTGCAAATATGACTTCGTGGAGGTGCGCAGCGGGCTCACGGCCGACTCCAAGCTGCACGGGAAGTTCTGCGGCGCCGAGAAGCCCGAGGTCATCACCTCCCAGTACAACAACATGAGGATCGAGTTCAAGTCCGACAACACCGTCTCCAAGAAGGGCTTCAAAGCCCATTTCTTCTCAG aCAAGGATGAGTGCTCCAAGAACAACGGCGGCTGCCAGCACGAGTGCCTCAACTCCTTCGGCAGCTACGAGTGCCAGTGCCGCAGCGGCTTCGTGCTGCACGACAACAAGCACGACTGCAAGGAAG CTGGCTGTGACCACAAGGTGACATCCGTCTCGGGGACCATCACCAGCCCCAACTGGCCCGATAAATACCCCAGTAAGAAGGAGTGCACCTGGGCCATCAGCACCACGCCGGGGCACCGCATCAAGCTG ACCTTCTCGGAGCTGGATGTGGAGGCGCAGCAGGAATGTACCTACGACCACCTGGAGATCTTCGATGGGAGGGACGCCAAGGCGCCGGCGCTCGGCCGCTTCTGCGGGGCCAAGGAGCCCGAGCCCATCATCTCCTCAGGCAACAAGATGTTCCTCAAGTTTGTGTCTGATAATTCCATCCAGAAGAAGGGATTCGAGGCCACCCACACCACAG TGTGCGGTGGCCAGGTGCGTGCTGAGGTGAAGACCAAGGACTTGTACTCCCACGCCCAATTTGGGGACAACAACTACCCGGGGGGCTCGGACTGCGAGTGGGTGATCATGGCTGAGGAGGGCTTCGGCGTGGAGCTCATCTTCCAGACCTTCGAGATCGAGGAGGAGGCCGACTGCGGATACGACTACATGGAGCTCTTTGACGGCTACGACGGGACGGCCCCGCGCCTCGGCCGCTTCTGCGGCTCCGGG ccccccgagGAGGTCTACTCCGCCGGAGACTCGGTGATGATCCGCTTCCACTCGGACGACACCATCAACAAGAAGGGTTTCCACCTTCGCTACACCAGCACCAAGTTCCAGGACACGCTGCACACGAGGAAATGA
- the LOC136372664 gene encoding uncharacterized protein codes for MPGPGCTPGPPNPSQGPLRSPPQSPSIKCPVPVARLGWEWEEEEEEEEEEEEVAAAMESSMKQVVLEDEDSGNGCCCLPCATCCAKCCARCSMCCAKCCTRCSLCCAKCCCLPKCCRCPKCPKCPGCSSCSGCLKKSLCFLPRLLCYLPRKLLSCCRLRCLLLVVVVVVLVVLIIAALLLMRLSVEQRRADSVVRSGVWAGAAWEEDAATFYLDRGDGNAATVIYDYKNLLVSYRPQLRRACYVTRVDKDNIPGLDTVLDTFQHRQAEGEISAALADRSVLGTTASILCSLLPVYWA; via the exons ATGCCAGGGCCTGGCTGCACCCCGGGGCCACCAAACCCTTCACAGGGGCCGCTCCGGTCCCCACCCCAGAGCCCCAGTATAAAGTGCCCCGTCCCggtggccaggctgggctgggaatgggaggaagaggaggaagaggaggaagaggaggaagaggtggcAGCAGCCATGGAGAGCAGCATGAAGCAGGTGGTGCTTGAAGATGAG GACTCGGGGAacggctgctgctgcctgccctgcgCCACGTGCTGCGCCAAGTGCTGCGCCAGATGCAGCATGTGCTGCGCCAAATGCTGCACCAGATGCAGCTTGTGCTGCGccaagtgctgctgcctgcccaagTGCTGCAGGTGTCCCAAGTGTCCCAAGTGTCccggctgcagcagctgctccgGCTGCCTCAAGAAGTCCCTGTGCTTCCTCCCTCGGCTGCTGTGTTACCTGCCCCGcaagctgctgagctgctgccgCCTCCGCTGCCTGCTCCTCGTGGTGGTcgtggtggtgctggtggtgctCATCATCGCCGCGCTCCTGCTGATGAGGCTGAGCGTTGAGCAGCGCCGCGCCGACTCC GTGGTGCGGAGCGGTGTGTGGGCTGGAGCCGCCTGGGAAGAGGACGCGGCCACTTTCTACCTGGACAGAGGGGACGGGAACGCGGCCACTGTCATCTATGACTACAAGAAT CTGCTGGTGAGCTACAGACCCCAACTGCGCCGCGCCTGCTACGTGACCCGCGTGGACAAGGACAACATCCCGGGGCTGGACACCGTGCTCGACACCTTCCAGCACCGGCAG GCTGAGGGCGAGATCTCCGCGGCCCTGGCTGACCGCTCCGTGCTGGGCACCACGGCGAGcatcctctgcagcctcctccctGTTTACTGGGCGTAG